The genomic region GGTCGACGCCAAGCTGGTGCGCCTCGTTGCCGAGCGCGCACTCGAACGCAACGGCTGGGAATTGCCCGCGACCCTCGACGTCGTCTTTGTGACCGATAACGACATGCGGGAGATCAACGCGACGCGGCGCGGACTCGATGAAGCGACGGACGTTCTCAGTTTCCCCGCCTTGGAGGTTCGACCAGGCCAGGGAATCGTCCAGGACTTCTTCGTTCTTCCACCGGAGGCCCCACTCCATCTCGGCGACGTCGTCATCTCCGTCGAGCGGTTCGAGAGTCAGGCGGATGAGGCCGGCCACTCTCGGAAACGCGAGCTGGCCTTCCTGACAGTCCATGGCGTCCTGCACATCCTTGGATTCGACCACGAGACGGACGAGGAACGCCGAACGATGCGCCGACGGGAGGAAGAGGTGTTGACCGAGCTGGGTATCCGTCGTGATGGCGCCTGACGGGAGCGGCGTCCAGCACGGCATGGCCCTTCCGCCGAGCCC from Chloroflexota bacterium harbors:
- the ybeY gene encoding rRNA maturation RNase YbeY, which gives rise to MPRGFGRRVDAKLVRLVAERALERNGWELPATLDVVFVTDNDMREINATRRGLDEATDVLSFPALEVRPGQGIVQDFFVLPPEAPLHLGDVVISVERFESQADEAGHSRKRELAFLTVHGVLHILGFDHETDEERRTMRRREEEVLTELGIRRDGA